A genomic stretch from Malus domestica chromosome 15, GDT2T_hap1 includes:
- the LOC103400483 gene encoding dnaJ homolog subfamily C GRV2-like isoform X2, whose product MKCVQAVIVRPLSAVYALVRFAEEPQMFAIEFNDGCPIHVYASTSRDSLLAAVRDLLQTEGQCAVTVLPRLTMPGHGIDPPCGRVHLQFGLQRLVADMESASMHLKHLAAAAKDAVSEGGSIPGSRAKLWRRIREFNACIPYSGVPPNIEVPEVTLMALITMLPSTPNLPPESPPLPPPSPKAAATVMGFIACLRRLLASRTAASHVMSFPAAVGRIMGLLRNGSEGVAAEAAGLVAVLIGGGPGDTNILTDSKGEQHATIMHTKSVLFANHGYAIILSYRLKPMSVSPLLSMAIVEVLEAMICEPHGETTQYTVFVELLRQVAGLKRRLFALFGHPAESVRETVAVIMRTIAEEDAIAAESMRDAALRDGALLRHLLHAFFLPPGERREVSRQLVALWADSYQPALDLLSRVLPPGLVAYLHTRSDGTQLEDANQEGSLTSRRQRCLLHLRKGRAGRGPMSQEHSLLNINNSEVGDPMTQTGGGAFKADNNQRSALVSSSGRASTLQSSVAQSQTCENLTAEVFSGVPQKNHSALVASADIQSTSIHEAVEANTSISTDSDSNTTGFQSTGLPAPAQVVVENTPVGSGRLLCNWPEFWRAFSLDHNRADLIWNERTRQELRETLQAEVHKLDVEKERTEDIVPGGAMVETATGQDSVPQISWNYSEFSVRYLSLSKEVCVGQYYLRLLLESGSVGRAQNFPLRNPVAFFRALYHRFLCDADIGLTVDGAVPDEMGASDDWCDMGRLDGFGGGGGYSVRELCARAMAIVYEQHYKTVGPFEGTAHITVLLDRTDDRALRHRLLLLLKALMKVLSNVEACVLVGGCVLAVDMLTVAHEASERTAIPLQSNLIAATAFMEPLKEWMFIDKEGAQVGPVEKDAIRRFWSKKDINWTTRCWASGMLDWKRLRDIRELRWALAVRVPVLTPTQIGEAALSILHSMVSAHSDLDDAGEIVTPTPRVKWILSSPRCLPHIAQAMLSGEPSIVEGAAALLKAIVTRNPKPMIRLYSTGVFYFALTYPGSNLLSISQLFSLTHVHQAFHGGEDAAVSSSLPLAKRSVLGGLLPASLLYVLERSGPAAFAAAMVSDSDTPEIIWTHKMRAENLIRQVLQHLGDFPQKLSQHCHSLYEYAPMPPVTYPELREEMWCHRYYLRNLCDEIRFPNWPIVEHVEFLQSLLVMWREELTRRPMDLSEEEACKILEISLEDVSNDDANTRHSFEMGEEMPSITKQIENIDEEKLKRQYRKLAMRYHPDKNPEGRDKFLAVQKAYERLQATMQGLQGPQPWRLLLLLKGQCILYRRYGVILEPFKYAGYPMLLNAVTVDKDDNNFLSSDRSPLLVAASELIWLTCASSSLNGEELVRDGGIQLLANLLSRCMCVVQPSTAASEPSAIIVTNVMRTFCVLSIFESAWAEILEYSGLVDDIVHCTELELVPSAVDAAVQTIAHVSVSTELQDALLKAGVLWYLLPLLLQYDSTAEESDATESHGVGASVQIAKNMHAVRASQALSRLSGLCSDESTTPYNQTAAAALRALLTPKLASMLKDQAPKDLLSKLNNNLESPEIIWNSSTRAELLKFVDQQRASQGPDGSYDMKDSHLFGYKALSKELYVGNVYLRVYNNQPDSEISEPEAFCVALVDFIAYLVHNQCATDSEIKDVPNQNGSSLETPEDSNDTAIGSTDEQNTPAEDSALSNGQVVDKEEFEAAKNLKFALNSLKNLLTSSPNLASIFSTKDKLLPLFGCFSVPVASESNIPQLCLSVLSLLTTYASCLEAMVADGSSLLLLLQMLHSAPTCREGVLHVLYALASTPELAWAAAKHGGVVYILELLLPLQEEISLQQRAAAASLLGKLVGQPMHGPRVVITIARFLPDGLVSVIRDGPGEAVVVALEQTTETPELVWTPAMATSLSAQISTMASDLYREQMKGRVVDWDVPEQASGQQEMRDEPQVGGIYVRLFLKDPKFPLRNPKRFLEGLLDQYLTSIAATHYDTLAVDPELPLLLSAALVSLLRVHPALADHVGYLGYVPKLVAAVAYEGRRETMASEEVNNGNYVDKTDESDDGSTQPTQTAQERVRLSCLRVLHQLAASTTCAEAMAATSVGTPQVVPLLMKAIGWQGGSILALETLKRVVVAGNRARDALVAQGLKVGLVQVLLGLLDWRAGGRNGLCSQMKWNESEASIGRVLAIEVLHAFATEGAHCTKVRELLNSSDVWSAYKDQKHDLFLPSNAQSAAAGIAGLIESSSSRLAYALTAPSPQPAPSRPPASTSSDLNGRQDHLS is encoded by the exons ATGAA ATGTGTGCAGGCTGTTATTGTTCGACCTTTATCTGCAGTATACGCACTTGTTCGATTTGCTGAGGAGCCCCAAATGTTTGCAATTGAGTTCAATGATGGGTGTCCCATCCAT GTTTATGCAAGCACGTCTCGTGATAGCCTACTGGCAGCAGTTCGGGATCTATTGCAAACAGAA GGCCAATGTGCTGTGACTGTGTTACCAAGATTGACAATGCCTGGGCATGGCATTGATCCACCTTGCGGGAGAGTCCATTTACAATTTGGACTCCAGCGGCTTGTTGCAGATATGGAGAGTGCATCTATGCATTTGAAACACTTAGCAGCAGCTGCCAAAGATGCAGTTTCTGAAGGTGGTTCTATTCCTGGATCACGAGCTAAGCTATGGCGTAGAATAAGAGAGTTCAATGCATGTATACCATATAGTGGAGTTCCTCCGAACATAGAAGTACCTGAGGTGACTTTGATGGCTTTAATAACTATGCTTCCATCTACGCCAAATCTTCCTCCAGAGTCCCCTCCCTTACCTCCCCCTTCACCTAAAGCGGCTGCGACGGTGATGGGCTTTATTGCATGCTTACGTAGATTACTAGCTTCAAGAACTGCTGCTTCACATGTCATGTCTTTTCCTGCTGCTGTTGGAAGAATAATGGGCTTACTCAGAAATGGTTCAGAGGGTGTAGCTGCTGAAGCAGCAGGCCTTGTCGCAGTACTTATTGGTGGTGGTCCCGGGGATACAAATATACTAACGGATTCTAAAGGAGAGCAGCATGCCACAATTATGCACACAAAGTCAGTGTTGTTTGCCAATCATGGTTATGCTATTATACTCTCCTACAGACTTAAGCCTATGTCTGTATCACCATTATTGTCAATGGCTATTGTTGAGGTTCTTGAGGCTATGATATGTGAACCACATGGTGAGACAACACAATACACAGTGTTTGTTGAACTGTTACGCCAAGTAGCTGGTTTGAAGCGTCGTTTGTTTGCATTGTTTGGACATCCTGCTGAAAGTGTTAGGGAAACAGTGGCTGTGATCATGCGTACAATTGCGGAAGAAGATGCAATTGCAGCAGAGTCAATGCGTGATGCTGCATTGCGCGATGGCGCTCTACTGAGGCATTTATTGCATGCGTTCTTCCTTCCTCCTGGTGAGCGACGTGAAGTTAGTCGACAGCTTGTTGCTCTTTGGGCAGATTCTTATCAGCCAGCTCTGGATTTATTGTCTAGAGTTCTGCCTCCTGGGCTTGTTGCTTATTTGCACACACGTTCTGATGGAACTCAATTGGAAGATGCGAATCAAGAAGGATCCTTGACCAGCAGAAGGCAGAGATGCTTACTCCACTTGAGGAAAGGTCGTGCAGGGAGAGGACCAATGTCTCAAGAGCATTCCTtacttaatataaacaattctgAAGTTGGTGATCCCATGACACAGACAGGTGGTGGTGCTTTTAAGGCTGATAACAATCAAAGGTCTGCACTGGTTTCGAGTTCTGGACGGGCTTCTACTCTTCAATCTTCTGTTGCTCAAAGTCAAACCTGTGAAAATTTGACGGCTGAAGTCTTTTCAGGTGTTCCACAAAAGAATCATTCAGCACTTGTGGCGTCAGCTGATATTCAGTCAACGAGCATTCATGAGGCAGTGGAAGCAAATACTTCAATCTCAACTGATTCTGATTCCAATACTACTGGTTTCCAGAGCACAGGCCTCCCTGCTCCTGCTCAGGTTGTTGTCGAAAACACTCCGGTGGGATCCGGCAGGCTACTTTGTAATTGGCCTGAATTCTGGCGAGCATTTAGCCTTGATCACAATCGTGCAGATTTGATCTGGAATGAGCGTACCCGGCAAGAGTTGAGGGAGACTTTGCAGGCTGAGGTTCATAAGTTAGATGTTGAGAAGGAGCGTACTGAAGATATTGTTCCGGGAGGTGCTATGGTAGAGACTGCAACTGGTCAAGATAGCGTGCCACAAATATCTTGGAACTACTCTGAGTTCTCTGTTAGATATCTAAGCTTGTCCAAAGAAGTTTGTGTGGGTCAGTATTATCTGCGTTTACTGCTTGAGAGTGGCAGTGTTGGCAGGGCACAAAATTTTCCGTTGCGCAATCCAGTTGCGTTCTTTAGAGCACTCTACCATCGGTTCTTATGTGATGCAGACATAGGACTTACCGTAGATGGTGCTGTTCCAGATGAAATGGGTGCATCTGATGATTGGTGTGACATGGGAAGACTAGATGGTTTTGGAGGTGGAGGAGGATATTCAGTGAGAGAGCTCTGTGCAAGAGCGATGGCAATTGTGTATGAACAGCATTACAAGACAGTAGGTCCCTTTGAGGGCACTGCTCACATCACAGTCCTTTTGGATAGGACAGATGATAGAGCTTTAAGGCACCGCCTTCTATTGCTCTTGAAG GCGTTAATGAAGGTTTTGTCAAATGTGGAGGCGTGTGTTTTGGTGGGAGGATGTGTGTTAGCCGTTGATATGCTAACAGTAGCTCATGAGGCTTCTGAAAGGACAGCTATTCCTTTGCAATCTAATTTGATTGCTGCTACTGCTTTTATGGAACCGCTCAAGGAATGGATGTTTATTGACAAGGAAGGAGCACAGGTTGGACCTGTTGAAAAGGATGCCATTAGGAGATTTTGGTCAAAGAAGGATATTAATTGGACAACGAGATGCTGGGCTTCTGGGATGTTGGACTGGAAGAGATTGCGGGATATCCGTGAACTTCGTTGGGCTTTAGCTGTTCGAGTCCCTGTTCTCACGCCAACTCAG ATTGGTGAGGCAGCATTGTCCATATTACATAGCATGGTATCTGCACATTCAGATTTAGATGATGCTGGAGAGATAGTTACCCCAACTCCTAGAGTAAAATGGATCTTGTCAAGTCCACGCTGCCTTCCACATATTGCTCAG GCTATGCTTTCTGGAGAGCCAAGTATTGTAGAGGGTGCTGCTGCTTTACTTAAGGCCATTGTAACTAGAAATCCCAAGCCCATGATTCGACTATACAGCACAGGGGTATTTTATTTTGCCCTGACATATCCTGGATCTAATCTCCTTTCAATCTCCCAACTCTTCTCATTGACTCATGTTCATCAAGCATTTCATGGTGGTGAAGACGCTGCagtttcctcttccttgcctcTGGCGAAACGCAGTGTATTGGGTGGGCTTCTTCCTGCATCTTTGTTGTATGTATTGGAACGTAGTGGTCCAGCTGCATTTGCAGCTGCAATGGTATCGGACTCTGATACTCCAGAGATTATATGGACACACAAGATGCGAGCGGAAAATCTGATTCGGCAG GTGTTGCAGCATCTTGGTGACTTTCCTCAGAAATTGTCTCAGCACTGCCATTCTTTATATGAATACGCTCCAATGCCACCAGTGACATACCCAGAGTTAAGAGAAGAAATGTGGTGTCACCGTTATTACCTCCGGAACTTGTGTGATGAGATTcgatttccaaattggccaattGTTGAACATGTTGAGTTCCTACAATCATTATTAGTGATGTGGCGTGAGGAGTTGACAAGACGGCCAATGGATCTTTCTGAAGAAGAAGCTTGCAAAATATTAGAGATTTCCTTGGAAGATGTATCAAATGATGATGCCAACACAAGGCATTCTTTTGAGATGGGTGAGGAGATGCCTAGCATAACCAAGCagattgagaacattgatgaagaAAAGCTTAAACGGCAATATAGGAAACTTGCCATGAGATACCATCCAGACAAAAATCCTGAAGGAAGGGATAAGTTTCTTGCTGTACAGAAAGCTTATGAGCGCCTGCAG GCCACTATGCAAGGCTTGCAAGGCCCTCAGCCTTGGCGACTGTTGCTTTTATTGAAAGGACAGTGTATCTTGTACAGACGCTATGGAGTCATTCTGGAGCCATTTAAATATGCTGGTTATCCAATGTTGCTCAATGCAGTTACTGTGGACAAGGATGATAACAATTTTCTTTCCTCAGATAGATCACCTCTCCTGGTTGCGGCATCAGAGCTTATTTGGCTGAC GTGTGCATCTTCTTCATTGAATGGAGAAGAGCTTGTGAGGGATGGTGGCATACAACTTCTTGCAAATCTTCTTTCCCGTTGCATGTGCGTAGTTCAGCCGAGCACTGCTGCAAGTGAACCATCTGCCATAATTGTTACAAATGTGATGCGAACCTTTTGTGTTTTGAGTATATTTGAGAGTGCCTGGGCTGAGATCCTTGAATATTCTGGACTAGTTGATGACATTGTGCATTGCACTGAACTTGAGCTTGTACCTTCTGCTGTCGATGCTGCTGTCCAGACTATTGCACATGTTTCTGTGTCCACTGAATTGCAGGATGCTTTGCTGAAGGCTGGTGTCTTATG GTACCTTTTGCCCTTGCTTCTTCAGTATGACTCCACTGCAGAGGAATCTGATGCAACAGAATCACATGGAGTTGGTGCTAGTGTACAAATTGCCAAAAATATGCATGCTGTACGTGCCTCGCAGGCACTATCAAGGCTTAGTGGCTTGTGTAGTGATGAGAGTACAACACCTTATAATCAGACTGCAGCTGCTGCCCTCAGAGCTTTGTTGACACCTAAGCTTGCCAGTATGTTAAAAGATCAAGCACCGAAAGACCTACTATCTAAACTAAACAATAACTTGGAGTCACCAGAG ATTATCTGGAACTCCTCAACCCGAGCAGAACTACTGAAATTTGTGGATCAGCAACGTGCAAGTCAGGGTCCTGATGGTTCATATGATATGAAAGATTCACATCTGTTTGGGTATAAGGCACTATCAAAAGAACTATATGTTGGCAATGTTTACTTGAGGGTCTATAACAATCAACCAGATTCTGAGATCAGTGAACCAGAGGCTTTCTGTGTTGCATTAGTTGATTTTATAGCATATCTTGTGCACAATCAATGTGCGACTGATTCTGAAATTAAGGATGTACCAAATCAGAATGGCTCATCCCTTGAGACACCTGAGGATTCTAATGATACGGCTATTGGTTCAACTGATGAACAGAATACTCCGGCTGAAGATTCTGCACTATCTAATGGACAAGTAGTAGATAAGGAAGAATTTGAAGCTGCTAAGAACCTTAAATTTGCATTGAATTCACTTAAG AACTTACTGACAAGCAGTCCAAATTTGGCGTCAATTTTTTCTACAAAAGATAAGTTATTGCCTCTTTTCGGATGCTTTTCTGTGCCTGTTGCATCAGAAAGCAACATTCCTCAACTTTGCCTGAGTGTGTTGTCACTCTTGACTACATATGCTTCCTGCTTGGAGGCTATGGTTGCCGATGGATCAAGCCTTCTTCTTTTATTACAAATGCTTCACTCAGCCCCAACTTGTCGTGAAGGGGTTCTTCATGTTCTTTATGCTCTGGCCAGCACACCTGAACTTGCTTGGGCAGCTGCCAAGCATGGGGGAGTTGTCTACATCCTTGAACTTCTTTTGCCTTTGCAGG AAGAAATTTCCTTACAACAAAGAGCAGCAGCAGCCTCTTTGTTGGGGAAGCTTGTTGGCCAGCCAATGCACGGGCCTAGAGTTGTTATAACGATAGCAAGGTTTCTTCCAGATGGCTTGGTTTCAGTTATTAGGGATGGACCTGGTGAGGCTGTCGTAGTTGCCCTTGAACAGACTACTGAGACCCCTGAACTTGTATGGACACCAGCAATGGCTACTTCATTGTCTGCACAGATTTCAACTATGGCATCAGATCTGTATCGCGAACAGATGAAAGGTCGTGTGGTTGATTGGGATGTACCTGAGCAGGCATCTGGGCAGCAAGAAATGAGAGATGAGCCACAG GTTGGCGGAATCTATGTTAGATTATTCCTAAAAGATCCCAAGTTTCCTCTCAGAAATCCCAAGAGATTCTTGGAAGGACTTCTAGATCAGTATTTGACATCTATTGCTGCCACACATTACGATACACTAGCTGTTGACCCTGAACTTCCTTTGCTTCTGTCTGCTGCGTTGGTTTCGTTATTACGAGTGCACCCTGCACTTGCAGATCATGTTGGATATCTTGGATATGTGCCCAAACTCGTGGCTGCTGTGGCTTATGAAGGAAGACGAGAAACAATGGCATCAGAGGAGGTAAACAATGGCAATTATGTGGACAAAACAGATGAATCTGATGACGGATCCACACAGCCCACTCAAACTGCCCAAGAACGTGTGCGCCTTAGTTGTTTACGTGTTCTACATCAACTGGCAGCTAGCACCACATGTGCTGAAGCTATGGCGGCGACTAGTGTAGGAACTCCTCAG GTCGTTCCCCTTCTAATGAAAGCAATAGGATGGCAAGGTGGAAGCATACTAGCTCTTGAGACACTGAAGCGTGTTGTGGTTGCTGGAAACCGAGCTAGGGATGCACTTGTTGCACAAGGACTTAA GGTTGGTCTTGTACAAGTACTTCTGGGCCTTCTCGATTGGAGAGCTGGAGGAAGGAATGGGCTTTGCTCTCAGATGAAGTGGAATGAATCCGAAGCATCTATTGGCAGGGTGCTCGCGATTGAG GTTTTGCATGCATTTGCAACGGAGGGGGCGCATTGTACTAAAGTGCGTGAGTTGTTAAATTCCTCAGAT GTTTGGAGTGCTTATAAGGATCAGAAACATGATCTTTTCCTCCCTTCAAATGCTCAATCCGCTGCTGCCGGAATTGCTGGGCTAATTGAGAGTTCATCATCGAGACTTGCTTATGCCCTTACAGCTCCCTCACCACAACCTGCTCCATCCAGACCTCCTGCTTCAACTTCATCCGACTTAAATGGAAGACAGGATCACCTTTCATAG